One window of the Xiphias gladius isolate SHS-SW01 ecotype Sanya breed wild chromosome 11, ASM1685928v1, whole genome shotgun sequence genome contains the following:
- the pwwp2b gene encoding PWWP domain-containing protein 2B: protein MEAVAEELRAGSRVPVTIDQIVNDTLVVTLTYRERSYTGILLDSNKKSGLFCLPDFKAKPGDCQISKPGCEIPEVLSEEPVSNSPSQASHRPKDENTLPESSIPPAPLPCPIPTPVPAGQTPYPPYFEGAPFPHPLWVRHSYSQWVPQPPTRPIKRKKRRTREPGRMTMSTIRLRPRQVLCEKCKNTLNSDEDSKDGMSNTKTSRKENALQSDDDGDDKDIPSKLSRKEDVVATKDTKRRENSTSLDSKRLRKDKRGEADGEKFPGGEVIIPHSPVIKISYSTPQGKGEVMKIPARVHGSVKPFCPKQLVQNGVGENGKAPSDPTKEQRHILDATRSGLTVSIPKLKLTRPFTTVGQDLPSPKIRLRPPQREGEESVVEYEAELVEGSRRRSPRVPGPCLPHSEDSGEGKNSLELWSGSSGEEAERGHSDLTLLINFRKRKADSSSLSVCSSDSLDESKSFSSDGTSPELCDLAPGEDLSVTSSSVPSREDCKTVPPLTVRLHTRSMTKCVTEEGHAVAVGDIVWGKIHGFPWWPARVLSISGTRKQETASCEAPWPQAKVAWFGSPTTSQLSVAKLSPFRELFRSRFNRKKKGMYRRAILEAAKAVGHMSPEITSLLSHCDT from the exons ATGGAGGCTGTGGCCGAGGAGCTGCGGGCCGGCTCTCGGGTACCTGTCACTATCGATCAAATAGTGAACGATACACTGGTGGTGACGCTGACCTATCGAGAAAGGAGCTACACGGGGATATTACTTGATAGCAACAAAAA GAGTGGGCTCTTCTGTCTACCAGATTTCAAAGCAAAACCTGGGGACTGCCAGATATCTAAACCAGGTTGTGAAATCCCAGAAGTTCTGAGTGAGGAGCCGGTTTCCAATTCTCCCAGCCAGGCTTCACACAGACCAAAGGATGAAAACACTCTCCCTGAAAGCAGCATACCTCCTGCACCTCTTCCCTGCCCCATACCCACACCAGTGCCAGCTGGACAGACTCCTTACCCTCCTTATTTTGAAGGAGCCCCCTTCCCTCATCCCTTATGGGTGCGCCACAGCTACAGCCAATGGGTACCTCAGCCCCCTACTCGACCAatcaagagaaagaagaggcGGACGCGAGAACCAGGCCGCATGACCATGAGTACTATCCGTCTGCGTCCACGTCAGGTACTATGTGAAAAGTGCAAGAACACACTGAATAGTGATGAAGACAGCAAAGATGGCATGAGCAACACcaagacatctagaaaagaGAATGCACTACAGAGCGACGACGATGGTGATGACAAGGATATCCCCTCTAAGCTGTCGAGAAAAGAGGATGTAGTTGCAACCAAGGACACTAAAAGACGGGAAAATAGCACCAGCCTTGACAGCAAGCGCCTTAGGAAGGACAAAAGGGGGGAGGCTGACGGGGAGAAGTTCCCCGGAGGTGAAGTGATTATTCCTCACAGTCCAGTCATAAAGATCTCCTACAGCACTCCACAGGGCAAGGGGGAGGTCATGAAGATCCCCGCACGAGTCCACGGTTCAGTCAAGCCATTTTGCCCCAAACAGCTGGTGCAGAATGGTGTGGGAGAGAACGGTAAGGCGCCTTCTGATCCCACCAAGGAACAACGGCACATTCTAGATGCCACAAGGTCTGGCCTCACTGTGTCCATTCCCAAACTCAAACTAACCAGGCCTTTCACAACTGTGGGTCAGGACTTGCCTTCTCCAAAGATCCGCTTGAGACCCCCCCAGAGGGAGGGTGAGGAGAGTGTGGTCGAGTATGAGGCAGAACTTGTAGAAGGCTCTAGGAGACGAAGCCCCAGGGTTCCTGGTCCCTGCCTCCCCCACTCTGAAGACTCAGGGGAAGGCAAGAACTCTCTGGAGTTGTGGTCAGGGAGTTCTGGGGAAGAGGCTGAGCGCGGCCACAGCGACCTCACCCTTCTCATCAATTTCCGGAAGCGTAAAGCAGATTCTTCTAGCCTGTCCGTCTGCAGCAGCGACAGTCTAGATGAATCCAAGTCCTTTAGCTCTGATGGCACCTCACCAGAGCTGTGTGATCTGGCGCCTGGCGAAGACCTCTCCGTAACCTCATCTTCTGTACCTTCACGGGAGGACTGCAAGACAGTGCCACCACTTACGGTGCGGCTGCACACGCGCAGCATGACAAAGTGTGTAACAGAGGAGGGTCACGCTGTGGCGGTGGGCGACATTGTGTGGGGGAAGATCCATGGCTTCCCTTGGTGGCCAGCACGCGTCCTCAGCATCAGCGGCACCCGCAAACAGGAGACAGCCAGTTGTGAGGCGCCATGGCCCCAGGCAAAGGTGGCGTGGTTCGGTTCACCCACCACCTCCCAGCTCTCTGTTGCCAAACTGTCGCCCTTCAGAGAGCTATTCAGGTCCCGCTTCAACCGCAAGAAGAAAGGGATGTACCGGAGAGCTATCCTGGAGGCAGCCAAGGCTGTGGGTCACATGAGTCCGGAGATTACATCGCTGCTTTCCCACTGCGACACGTAG